A stretch of the Chitiniphilus purpureus genome encodes the following:
- a CDS encoding sigma-54-dependent transcriptional regulator, protein MHSQDILVVDDEIGIRELLSEILQDEGYSVALAENAEKARTLRNQAQPRLVLLDIWMPDTDGVTLLKEWARNGQLTMPVVMMSGHATIDTAVEATRIGALDFLEKPIGLQKLLAAVKRALAQPAQEPRPNVASLTRLGEADAIKELAVALDAAGAAQGAPILLVGPPGVGFELCARYLTPPGRAFVAPLSNEDFALAPQELAAKAAGGTLFLRDLAYLDRRAQAGLKSVLPRLEKHKVRLVSASSRPLDALSASVDPELLKALSQLIVPIPALSEHREDIPRIAEALLAEAVSQNKLTPRRFSAAALQLLARQDWPGNLDELANVVKSLALTCREGEIDLGPVSRILSQFSPAGSVPPAPVATENAPPGAVDMDLPLREARDQFEKYYLERQIELSGGNMSRVAERIGLERTHLYRKLKQLGISMPKKQRPPEEH, encoded by the coding sequence TTGCATAGTCAGGATATTCTGGTCGTCGACGATGAAATCGGCATCCGCGAGCTGTTGTCCGAGATCCTTCAGGACGAGGGTTACAGCGTGGCGTTGGCCGAGAACGCCGAGAAGGCGCGCACGCTGCGCAACCAGGCGCAGCCACGGCTGGTGTTGCTGGACATCTGGATGCCCGATACCGATGGGGTGACGCTGCTCAAGGAATGGGCACGCAATGGCCAGCTCACCATGCCCGTGGTGATGATGTCGGGTCACGCGACGATCGATACCGCGGTCGAAGCCACGCGCATCGGCGCACTCGACTTCCTTGAAAAGCCGATCGGCCTGCAGAAGCTGCTGGCCGCGGTGAAACGGGCGCTGGCACAGCCGGCGCAAGAGCCGCGCCCTAATGTGGCCTCGCTCACGCGGCTGGGCGAGGCCGATGCGATCAAGGAACTGGCAGTGGCGCTGGATGCCGCCGGCGCGGCGCAAGGTGCGCCCATCCTGCTGGTCGGCCCGCCCGGGGTCGGATTCGAGTTGTGCGCACGCTATCTCACCCCGCCCGGCCGCGCCTTCGTCGCGCCGCTGTCCAACGAGGATTTCGCCCTTGCGCCGCAGGAACTGGCGGCCAAGGCGGCCGGCGGCACGCTGTTCCTGCGCGACCTTGCGTACCTGGACCGACGCGCCCAGGCCGGGCTCAAGAGCGTGCTGCCCAGGCTGGAGAAGCACAAGGTACGGCTGGTATCGGCGTCGAGCCGGCCGCTGGATGCCCTCAGCGCCAGCGTCGATCCGGAGTTGCTGAAGGCGCTCTCGCAGCTGATCGTACCGATACCGGCACTGAGTGAGCACCGGGAGGACATTCCACGCATCGCCGAGGCGCTGCTGGCCGAGGCGGTCTCGCAGAACAAGCTGACGCCACGCCGCTTCAGCGCCGCGGCGCTGCAGCTCCTGGCCCGGCAGGATTGGCCGGGCAACCTGGACGAGCTGGCCAATGTGGTCAAGAGCCTCGCGCTGACCTGCCGCGAAGGCGAGATCGACCTGGGCCCGGTATCACGCATCCTGTCGCAGTTCTCGCCCGCCGGCAGCGTGCCACCCGCCCCGGTCGCCACCGAGAACGCCCCGCCGGGTGCCGTGGACATGGACCTGCCGCTGCGCGAAGCACGCGACCAGTTCGAAAAGTATTACCTGGAGCGGCAGATCGAACTGTCCGGCGGCAATATGAGCCGGGTGGCCGAGCGGATCGGGCTGGAGCGCACCCACCTGTACCGCAAGCTCAAACAGCTGGGCATCTCGATGCCCAAGAAGCAGCGGCCGCCGGAAGAACACTGA
- the def gene encoding peptide deformylase — protein sequence MALLNILQYPDERLHIVAKPVTQFDEVLQKLVDDMAETMYEAPGIGLAATQVNVHQRVIVIDISETRDQLLVLVNPELSALQGHTTYEEGCLSVPGIYEEVERAQAVTVRAFDQHGEPFELQADGLLAICIQHEIDHLDGKVFVEKLSRLKLNRIVQKLKKNQRKTM from the coding sequence ATGGCCCTTCTGAATATCCTTCAATATCCCGACGAACGCCTGCATATCGTCGCCAAGCCGGTCACGCAGTTCGACGAGGTGTTGCAAAAGCTGGTCGACGACATGGCCGAGACCATGTACGAGGCCCCCGGGATCGGTCTGGCCGCCACGCAGGTCAATGTGCACCAGCGCGTGATCGTGATCGATATTTCGGAAACCCGCGACCAGTTGCTGGTGCTTGTCAATCCGGAACTGAGCGCGCTGCAGGGACATACCACCTACGAGGAAGGCTGCCTGTCGGTACCCGGCATCTACGAGGAGGTGGAACGCGCGCAAGCGGTGACGGTGCGTGCGTTCGACCAGCACGGCGAGCCGTTCGAACTGCAGGCGGATGGTCTGCTGGCGATCTGCATCCAGCATGAGATCGATCATCTGGACGGCAAGGTCTTCGTCGAGAAGCTGTCGCGTCTGAAGCTCAACCGCATCGTGCAAAAGCTGAAGAAGAACCAGCGCAAGACCATGTGA
- the rsmB gene encoding 16S rRNA (cytosine(967)-C(5))-methyltransferase RsmB, producing the protein MFITQKIAAQTIVAVLSGQNLTQALGQVWRSQRDLTPQQRGAIQDLCYGTLRHLGLLEAVLGQLLHKPLHEPALRALLLVALYQLQFTRAAPYSVVDHAVKVCAHVSRGPGKGLVNAVLRNFLRGREALLDIAQAEARGRWSHPDWWIGLVRDAHPRRWQALLEAGNQHPPMTLRVNRRRGDTAAYLERLAQAGIGARALDDTALQLSQPVAVERLPGFFDGDASVQDWGAQHAARLLDAHDGMRVLDACAAPGGKTGHLLELADVALTALDADPDRLARVADNLQRLQRSARLVAGDAATPAVWWDGQPFDRVLADVPCSASGVARRHPDIKWLRRAEDIGSFAAQQAALLDALWGLVAPGGKLLYATCSIFPAENAEQAAAFAARHADASPLPLGPALPEDGQLLPTPEHDGFFYALFQKTAA; encoded by the coding sequence ATGTTCATAACCCAGAAAATCGCTGCCCAGACCATCGTCGCGGTGCTGTCCGGCCAGAACCTGACCCAGGCGTTGGGCCAGGTATGGCGTAGCCAACGCGACCTCACGCCGCAGCAGCGCGGCGCCATCCAGGATCTGTGCTATGGCACGCTGCGCCACTTGGGGTTGCTCGAAGCGGTACTCGGCCAGTTGCTGCACAAGCCGCTGCACGAGCCGGCGCTGCGCGCGCTGCTGCTGGTGGCGCTCTATCAACTGCAGTTCACCCGCGCCGCGCCCTATAGCGTGGTCGATCATGCGGTCAAGGTCTGCGCCCATGTGAGCCGTGGCCCGGGCAAGGGCCTGGTGAACGCGGTGCTGCGCAACTTCCTGCGCGGGCGCGAGGCGTTGCTTGATATCGCGCAGGCCGAGGCACGCGGGCGCTGGTCGCATCCCGACTGGTGGATCGGTCTGGTGCGCGACGCCCATCCGCGGCGCTGGCAGGCGCTGCTCGAAGCAGGCAATCAGCATCCGCCGATGACGCTGCGCGTCAATCGACGGCGCGGCGACACCGCCGCCTATCTTGAGCGGCTGGCGCAGGCCGGCATCGGCGCACGCGCGCTCGATGACACGGCATTGCAGCTGTCCCAGCCGGTCGCGGTCGAACGGCTGCCAGGCTTCTTCGACGGCGATGCATCGGTGCAGGACTGGGGCGCCCAGCACGCGGCGCGGCTGCTGGATGCGCATGATGGCATGCGCGTGCTCGACGCCTGCGCCGCGCCCGGCGGCAAGACCGGGCATCTCTTGGAGCTTGCCGATGTCGCACTGACCGCGCTCGATGCCGATCCGGACCGGCTGGCGCGGGTGGCGGACAATCTGCAGCGCCTGCAGCGGTCGGCGCGACTGGTGGCCGGCGATGCCGCAACGCCCGCCGTCTGGTGGGACGGGCAGCCCTTTGATCGGGTATTGGCCGACGTGCCCTGCTCGGCCAGCGGGGTGGCACGCCGCCACCCGGACATCAAGTGGCTGCGGCGTGCCGAGGATATCGGCAGCTTCGCCGCGCAGCAGGCGGCGCTGCTGGACGCGCTCTGGGGGCTCGTGGCGCCGGGCGGCAAACTCCTCTATGCTACGTGCTCGATCTTTCCGGCGGAAAACGCAGAGCAGGCCGCGGCGTTCGCTGCACGGCACGCCGATGCGAGCCCTCTGCCCCTCGGGCCCGCCTTGCCGGAAGACGGACAGCTATTGCCCACGCCCGAGCACGATGGTTTTTTCTACGCCCTCTTCCAGAAAACCGCTGCCTAG
- a CDS encoding LysM peptidoglycan-binding domain-containing protein: MRKKIISLLLLVSGSISSVYADTLALRENAPDRYVVVKGDTLWDISGKFLQKPWRWPEIWALNKQEIKDPHWIYPGDVILLDRSGAEPRLRLLRDANNTGRTNGVVKLSPRIRSEQLVGDAAPSIPFNAIKPFLNRPLVIDNDGLANAPRIAAGPDNRVYFTAGDRVYAVDLQGEAGSTWHAFRPGRPLIDPDDPEKKRVIGTEVDYLGDAVVDVPGEVATLRIVANREEVAIGSRLIEAEEMPFMNYAPHAPEQEVKAKVVAAYGGVAEAGPYTTIVLNRGSDDGLDIGSVLEAFKAPRLIKKENKEEPDRFTPPEKSGNVFIYRVFPRVSYGLVLNSTLPVNVGDEVNSPR; encoded by the coding sequence ATGCGAAAAAAGATTATATCCCTTCTTTTGTTGGTCAGCGGCAGCATCAGCTCGGTCTATGCCGACACTCTGGCGTTGCGGGAGAATGCGCCGGACCGCTATGTGGTGGTGAAGGGGGACACGCTGTGGGACATCTCCGGCAAATTCCTGCAGAAACCCTGGCGCTGGCCGGAGATCTGGGCGTTGAACAAGCAGGAGATCAAGGATCCGCACTGGATCTATCCAGGCGACGTGATCCTGCTGGACCGCTCGGGGGCCGAGCCGCGGTTGCGGCTGCTGCGCGATGCCAACAATACCGGCCGCACGAACGGCGTCGTCAAGCTGAGCCCGCGCATCCGCTCCGAGCAACTGGTCGGTGATGCAGCACCCAGCATCCCGTTCAATGCGATCAAGCCTTTCCTCAACCGCCCATTGGTGATCGACAACGACGGGCTCGCAAACGCGCCGCGCATCGCCGCCGGCCCGGACAACCGGGTGTATTTCACCGCGGGTGACCGGGTCTACGCCGTGGACCTGCAAGGCGAGGCCGGCAGCACCTGGCACGCGTTCCGTCCTGGACGGCCGCTGATCGACCCGGACGATCCCGAGAAGAAGCGCGTGATCGGCACCGAGGTGGACTACCTGGGCGACGCGGTGGTCGATGTGCCGGGTGAGGTGGCCACGCTGCGTATCGTCGCCAACCGCGAAGAAGTGGCGATCGGCAGCCGCCTGATCGAGGCGGAGGAAATGCCGTTCATGAACTACGCGCCGCATGCGCCCGAGCAGGAGGTCAAGGCCAAGGTGGTCGCGGCCTACGGCGGTGTGGCCGAGGCAGGGCCCTACACCACCATCGTGCTCAATCGCGGCAGCGACGATGGCCTCGATATCGGCAGCGTGCTCGAAGCCTTCAAGGCGCCGCGGCTGATCAAGAAGGAAAACAAGGAAGAACCGGACCGCTTCACGCCTCCGGAAAAGAGCGGCAATGTCTTCATCTACCGCGTGTTCCCGCGCGTTTCGTACGGCCTGGTGTTGAACAGCACCCTGCCCGTCAACGTGGGTGACGAGGTGAATTCGCCTCGATGA
- the fmt gene encoding methionyl-tRNA formyltransferase, with protein sequence MKLIFAGTPDFAAAALAALQQAGHEIALVLTQPDRPAGRGMKLVPSPVKTLALQHGLPLHQPEKLRSAEQQAPLAAVGADAMVVAAYGLLLPQAVLDLPRHGCLNIHASLLPRWRGAAPIQRALLAGDDQTGITIMQMDAGLDTGDMLSIHPIAITATDTAQTLHDKLAQLGAQAIVDTLAQLGERQAARVPQPQQGVTYADKLRKDEAWVDWTRPAAELDRMIRAFNPFPSAQTQLDEAPLKLWQARPTAGAGMPGQILAADRAGIVVACGDGALCITELQRAGGRRIDAAAFLAGSALRPGQRLG encoded by the coding sequence ATGAAGCTTATCTTTGCCGGCACGCCTGACTTTGCGGCCGCCGCGCTCGCTGCGCTGCAGCAGGCGGGCCACGAGATCGCGCTGGTGCTGACCCAGCCCGACAGGCCGGCAGGCCGCGGCATGAAGCTGGTGCCTTCGCCGGTCAAGACCCTTGCGTTGCAGCACGGTCTGCCGCTCCACCAGCCCGAGAAGCTCCGAAGTGCCGAACAGCAGGCGCCGCTTGCCGCGGTGGGTGCCGACGCGATGGTCGTGGCCGCCTACGGCCTCCTGCTGCCGCAGGCGGTGCTCGACCTGCCGCGCCATGGCTGCCTGAACATCCACGCCTCGTTGCTGCCACGCTGGCGCGGTGCCGCGCCCATCCAGCGCGCACTGCTTGCCGGTGATGACCAGACCGGCATCACGATCATGCAGATGGATGCCGGGCTCGACACCGGTGACATGCTGTCGATCCACCCGATCGCGATCACCGCCACCGATACTGCGCAGACCCTGCACGACAAACTCGCGCAGCTGGGCGCACAGGCCATCGTCGACACCCTCGCGCAGTTGGGCGAACGCCAGGCGGCACGGGTGCCCCAGCCGCAGCAAGGCGTGACCTACGCCGACAAGCTCAGGAAGGACGAAGCCTGGGTCGACTGGACCCGCCCCGCAGCCGAGCTGGATCGGATGATCCGTGCGTTCAATCCGTTCCCGTCGGCGCAGACCCAGTTGGACGAAGCGCCGCTCAAGCTCTGGCAGGCCCGACCCACGGCAGGCGCAGGCATGCCCGGGCAGATCCTTGCGGCCGATCGTGCCGGCATTGTCGTCGCCTGCGGCGATGGCGCGCTCTGCATCACCGAGCTGCAGCGCGCGGGTGGCCGGCGCATCGATGCGGCCGCCTTTCTCGCCGGCAGCGCATTGCGTCCAGGCCAACGGCTGGGCTGA
- the trkA gene encoding Trk system potassium transporter TrkA, producing MANILILGAGRVGSSVAEQLVHERYSVTLVDENPALLKPLQDRLDLRAVAGNAANPQVLAEAGARDADLLLAVTPGDELNLVACKIAQQLFNVPTRIARIRNQELLAYQSLFSEDGFAVDHVITPAQIVTDYLRRLVDTPEALQVLEFADGLAQMVVVRVEANARMAGQPVAALDDLLPGIDRRVVGIYRRNRHVRPDGATRIEVGDEVFVLAATKHMRAVIRVLHGEERRARRIVIAGGGNVGLRLARALKDDYQVKVIENNRERANWLAEQLPEVLVLAGDATDETLLDTEQIERTDLFLALTSDDEDNIMSGLLAKQMGTRKVIALINRSRYVGLLQGSRIDVAISPAQATIGSLLAFVRQGDIVAVHSLRRGTAEAMEIVAHGSRATSRVVGRRIDELHLPDGVYFAAAVRDGEVIILHGETPIESEDRVIVFCDNKRRIREVEQLFAVKLGFF from the coding sequence GTGGCCAACATCCTGATCCTGGGCGCCGGCCGGGTGGGCAGCTCGGTCGCCGAGCAGCTGGTGCACGAGCGCTACAGCGTGACCCTGGTCGATGAAAACCCGGCGCTGCTCAAGCCGCTGCAGGACAGGCTGGACCTGCGTGCGGTGGCAGGCAACGCCGCCAATCCGCAGGTGCTGGCCGAGGCTGGCGCCCGCGATGCCGACCTGCTGCTTGCGGTGACGCCCGGCGACGAGCTCAACCTGGTGGCCTGCAAGATCGCCCAGCAGCTGTTCAATGTACCGACCCGGATCGCACGTATCCGCAACCAGGAACTGCTCGCCTACCAGAGCCTGTTCAGCGAGGACGGGTTCGCCGTCGACCACGTGATCACCCCGGCGCAGATCGTCACCGACTATCTGCGCCGGCTGGTCGATACGCCCGAGGCGCTGCAGGTGCTGGAGTTCGCCGACGGACTGGCGCAGATGGTGGTGGTGCGGGTGGAGGCCAATGCCAGGATGGCCGGCCAGCCGGTCGCGGCGCTCGACGACCTGCTGCCCGGCATCGACCGGCGCGTGGTCGGCATCTATCGTCGCAACCGGCACGTGCGGCCCGACGGTGCCACCCGGATCGAAGTGGGCGACGAGGTGTTCGTCCTGGCGGCGACCAAGCATATGCGCGCCGTGATCCGCGTGCTGCACGGCGAGGAGCGGCGCGCCCGGCGCATCGTCATCGCCGGTGGCGGCAACGTCGGGCTGCGGCTGGCGCGCGCGCTCAAGGACGACTACCAGGTCAAGGTGATCGAGAACAACCGGGAGCGCGCCAACTGGCTTGCCGAACAGTTGCCCGAGGTACTGGTGCTGGCCGGCGATGCCACCGACGAGACCCTGCTCGACACCGAGCAGATCGAACGTACCGACCTGTTCCTCGCGCTGACCAGCGACGACGAGGACAACATCATGTCCGGCCTGCTGGCCAAGCAGATGGGCACGCGCAAGGTGATCGCGCTGATCAACCGCTCCCGCTATGTCGGGCTGCTGCAAGGCAGCCGCATCGACGTGGCGATCTCGCCGGCGCAGGCCACCATCGGCTCGCTGCTGGCATTCGTGCGCCAGGGCGACATCGTGGCGGTGCACAGCCTGCGCCGCGGCACCGCCGAAGCAATGGAGATCGTGGCCCACGGCAGCCGCGCCACCTCGCGCGTGGTCGGGCGGCGCATCGACGAATTGCACCTGCCCGACGGCGTCTATTTCGCCGCGGCGGTGCGCGATGGCGAAGTCATCATCCTGCATGGCGAGACCCCGATCGAATCGGAAGACCGGGTGATCGTGTTCTGCGACAACAAACGCCGCATCCGCGAAGTGGAGCAGCTGTTCGCAGTGAAGCTGGGCTTCTTCTGA
- a CDS encoding DUF4390 domain-containing protein gives MLLTGWLFCLLAMAQEPGIRAREAGYDYAADHVELSARFDVTLKPGLEEALANGFTLPFSYEFQLTRPRVYAWWNSLSSWFEPTARLEYRLSYHSLSRQYRLHLGNFYRSFASLPEALTALGVVRGWEVLRDSSIARNKETFSGRVRLLLDVSQLPKPLQLSALGKDEWELASPWVDVRREPPPDAVETAP, from the coding sequence TTGCTGCTGACGGGTTGGCTGTTTTGCCTGCTGGCCATGGCGCAGGAACCGGGCATCCGCGCGCGCGAGGCGGGCTACGACTACGCTGCCGACCATGTCGAGCTTTCCGCGCGCTTTGACGTGACCCTCAAACCCGGTCTTGAGGAAGCGCTCGCCAACGGCTTCACGCTGCCGTTCAGCTATGAATTCCAGCTCACCCGGCCCCGGGTGTATGCGTGGTGGAACAGCCTGTCGAGCTGGTTCGAACCCACCGCCCGGCTGGAATACCGGCTCTCCTACCACAGCCTGTCGCGCCAGTACCGGCTGCATCTGGGCAATTTCTACCGCAGCTTCGCCTCACTGCCCGAAGCGCTGACCGCGCTCGGGGTGGTGCGCGGCTGGGAAGTGCTGCGCGATTCCTCGATCGCCCGCAACAAGGAGACATTCTCGGGCCGTGTGCGGCTGCTGCTGGATGTGTCACAGCTGCCCAAGCCTTTGCAGCTCTCCGCACTGGGCAAGGATGAATGGGAGCTCGCCTCGCCCTGGGTGGACGTCCGGCGCGAACCGCCGCCCGACGCCGTGGAGACCGCACCATGA
- a CDS encoding sensor histidine kinase, translated as MRLALLILGSIGTILLFLLATAAGKTSAFAEYYDELLVLNILLLTGLLILVGTRLWRLLRKVRAKVFGSRLTLRMVLMFALVAVLPGTLVYTLSVQFLNRSIENWFDVRVDNALDRGLNLGHNAIDYQLGDLSRKAHLVALDVHDDSGAPLLNRLTRLREQLGVQEISVFDESGNTIAHIGNENAGLFPDLPERTLLRRAVSEPVKKLEARADTGLLMRAIVPMQGPRFGTRTRLLQLLQPVPEQLAADAELVEQVRSEYKQLSEARSGLKLVYSLTLTLALLMALLGALALAIYLSDRLAAPLSVLARATRAVASGDFSHQQPVISRDELGILTHSFNRMTRQLAEARASLEQHQNEQAAANAYLQAILGSLSAGVLSFDEGWQLASANQSALRILGIDPDALQTLPLARWHERYPALGGFCERVAQGFLCEDEHWQYQVEVAENTRVLNVRGTRLWVNDVEEHRGFLVVFDDITALISAQRDAAWGEVARRLAHEIKNPLTPIQLAAERLQHKLADKLDGPGAELLGRNTENIVKQVQALKQMVDAFRDYARKPTGKKKPLDLQQLLADVLVLYEAAPVSRIDTVHAPLIVEGDATHLRQVIHNLLQNAQDALHDGPPRAQPLQICVRTEKADKLARLTVEDNGCGFQAEILARVFEPYVTTKQKGTGLGLAIVRKIIEEHRGRIVAGNREEGGAYVRIELPLMEE; from the coding sequence ATGAGGCTGGCCCTGCTGATCCTCGGCTCGATCGGCACCATCCTGCTGTTCCTGCTCGCCACCGCGGCGGGCAAGACCTCGGCATTCGCCGAGTACTACGACGAGCTGCTGGTCCTCAACATCCTGCTGCTCACCGGATTGCTGATCCTGGTGGGCACCCGGCTGTGGCGTCTGTTGCGCAAGGTGCGCGCCAAGGTGTTCGGCTCACGGCTGACCCTGCGCATGGTCTTGATGTTCGCCCTGGTGGCGGTGCTGCCGGGCACGCTGGTCTACACGCTGTCGGTGCAGTTTCTGAATCGCTCGATCGAAAACTGGTTCGACGTGCGGGTGGACAACGCACTCGACCGCGGGCTCAACCTGGGCCACAACGCGATCGATTATCAGCTCGGGGATCTGTCGCGCAAGGCCCACCTCGTGGCGCTGGACGTCCACGACGACAGCGGTGCGCCGCTGCTGAACCGGCTGACGCGACTGCGCGAGCAGCTGGGCGTGCAGGAAATCTCGGTGTTCGACGAATCGGGCAACACCATCGCGCACATCGGCAACGAGAATGCGGGCCTGTTCCCGGACCTGCCCGAGCGCACACTGCTGCGCCGTGCGGTGAGCGAGCCGGTAAAGAAACTGGAGGCACGCGCCGACACCGGACTGCTGATGCGCGCCATCGTGCCGATGCAGGGGCCCCGCTTCGGCACCCGCACCCGGCTGCTGCAGCTGCTGCAGCCGGTGCCCGAGCAACTGGCCGCCGACGCCGAACTGGTCGAGCAGGTGCGCAGCGAGTACAAGCAGCTTTCCGAGGCGCGCAGCGGGCTGAAGCTGGTCTACAGCCTGACGTTGACGCTGGCGCTGCTGATGGCGCTGCTGGGCGCGTTGGCGCTCGCCATCTACCTGTCGGACCGGCTGGCGGCGCCACTGTCGGTGCTGGCGCGTGCCACCCGCGCCGTCGCCTCGGGGGATTTTTCGCATCAGCAGCCGGTGATCAGTCGCGACGAGCTCGGCATCCTCACCCATTCGTTCAACCGGATGACGCGTCAGCTGGCCGAGGCGCGTGCCTCGTTGGAACAGCACCAGAACGAGCAGGCTGCGGCCAATGCCTACCTGCAGGCCATCCTGGGTTCGCTGTCGGCGGGGGTGCTGTCGTTCGACGAGGGCTGGCAGCTGGCGTCGGCCAACCAGAGCGCGCTGCGCATCCTGGGCATCGATCCGGACGCGCTGCAGACGCTGCCGCTGGCGCGCTGGCACGAGCGCTATCCGGCGCTGGGCGGATTCTGCGAGCGGGTGGCACAAGGCTTCCTGTGCGAGGATGAGCATTGGCAGTACCAGGTCGAAGTGGCCGAGAACACCCGCGTGCTCAACGTGCGCGGCACCCGGCTCTGGGTCAACGACGTCGAAGAGCACCGCGGCTTCCTGGTGGTGTTCGACGACATCACCGCGCTGATCTCGGCGCAGCGCGACGCGGCCTGGGGCGAGGTGGCGCGCCGCCTGGCACACGAGATCAAGAACCCGCTCACCCCAATCCAGCTCGCGGCCGAACGGCTGCAGCACAAACTGGCCGACAAGCTGGACGGCCCCGGCGCCGAGCTGCTCGGCCGCAACACCGAGAACATCGTCAAGCAGGTACAGGCGCTCAAGCAGATGGTCGACGCGTTCCGCGACTACGCGCGCAAACCGACCGGCAAGAAGAAGCCGCTCGACCTGCAGCAGCTGCTGGCCGACGTGCTGGTGCTGTACGAAGCCGCGCCGGTCTCGCGCATCGATACCGTGCACGCACCGCTGATCGTCGAGGGTGATGCCACCCATCTGCGACAGGTCATCCATAACCTGTTGCAGAACGCTCAGGACGCACTTCACGACGGCCCGCCGCGAGCGCAACCTCTGCAAATTTGCGTACGGACCGAAAAAGCCGATAAATTGGCCCGGCTTACGGTGGAAGACAATGGTTGCGGGTTCCAGGCCGAGATCCTGGCGCGGGTTTTCGAACCCTATGTGACGACCAAGCAGAAGGGCACCGGACTGGGATTGGCCATTGTCAGAAAGATCATCGAAGAGCACCGGGGCCGGATTGTGGCCGGCAACCGCGAAGAAGGCGGTGCTTACGTGAGAATTGAGCTGCCGCTCATGGAGGAATGA
- a CDS encoding TrkH family potassium uptake protein — MARAYFGEAGELVRSVPQRVLPALNVLARVAVIFSLTLLLPIAIAWWGDDAGLHPFLEALGLLLPASLGLIVLTRDYQRELNLRDGFVLVVGLWTVLPAAAALPLLLHDPAMGIAYAYFEASSALTTNGATAMAGLDQLPPSINLWRHLLNWQGGMGILVLAVAILPMLGVGGMQLYKAETPGPIKDAKLTPRIRETARNLWLIYAGLTVACALLLKYLGGMDWFDAVCHAFATLSLGGFSTRDAGIGHYDSPVIEIILIVFMLLAAINFATHYLALSSRRLPAYWRDSECKAMLCLILAGTLLLAGVLVWRGTYAGYDTALRHVAFNLVSLATTSGFASTDYGQWPLVVPLAMLFLSCFTACAGSTGGGIKMLRTIVLVREAGRQFVTLLHPNAVRPLRVNGNALPGQVLFAVLGFIFLYFMSAACLTFAMLLTGLDLLSSLTAVIACLNNAGPGLGVVGPAANYGVLSETQIWICTFAMLLGRLEIVSVLVLFTPAFWRS; from the coding sequence ATGGCGCGCGCGTACTTCGGCGAGGCGGGCGAGCTGGTGCGCTCGGTGCCGCAACGGGTGCTGCCGGCGCTGAACGTGCTGGCACGGGTGGCGGTGATCTTCTCGCTGACCCTGTTGCTGCCCATCGCCATAGCCTGGTGGGGCGACGACGCCGGGCTGCACCCGTTCCTGGAGGCGCTGGGACTGCTGCTGCCGGCCAGCCTCGGGCTGATCGTGCTGACGCGGGACTACCAGCGTGAACTCAATCTGCGCGACGGCTTCGTGCTGGTGGTGGGCCTGTGGACCGTGCTGCCTGCCGCCGCCGCGCTGCCCCTGCTGCTGCACGACCCGGCGATGGGCATCGCCTACGCCTACTTCGAAGCCAGCTCGGCGTTGACCACCAATGGCGCCACCGCCATGGCCGGGCTCGATCAGCTGCCGCCGTCGATCAACCTGTGGCGGCACCTGCTCAATTGGCAGGGCGGAATGGGCATCCTGGTGCTGGCGGTGGCGATCCTGCCGATGCTGGGCGTGGGGGGCATGCAGCTCTACAAGGCCGAGACGCCCGGCCCGATCAAGGACGCCAAACTCACACCGCGCATCCGCGAGACCGCGCGCAATCTGTGGCTGATCTACGCCGGGCTGACCGTCGCATGTGCGCTGCTGCTCAAGTACCTGGGCGGCATGGACTGGTTCGACGCGGTGTGCCACGCCTTCGCCACCCTGAGCCTTGGCGGTTTCTCCACCCGCGATGCCGGCATCGGCCATTATGACTCGCCGGTGATCGAAATCATCCTGATCGTGTTCATGCTGCTGGCGGCGATCAATTTCGCCACCCATTACCTGGCGCTGAGCAGCCGGCGCCTGCCGGCCTACTGGCGCGATTCGGAATGCAAAGCGATGTTGTGCCTGATCCTTGCAGGCACGCTGCTGCTGGCCGGCGTGCTGGTGTGGCGCGGCACCTACGCCGGCTATGACACCGCGCTGCGGCACGTAGCATTCAACCTGGTCTCGCTTGCCACCACCAGCGGCTTTGCCAGCACCGACTACGGCCAATGGCCGCTGGTGGTGCCCCTGGCGATGCTGTTCCTGTCCTGCTTCACCGCCTGCGCCGGCTCCACCGGCGGCGGCATCAAGATGTTGCGCACCATCGTGCTGGTACGCGAAGCGGGTCGCCAGTTCGTCACGCTGCTGCATCCCAACGCGGTGCGTCCGCTGCGGGTGAACGGCAACGCCCTGCCCGGCCAGGTGCTGTTCGCGGTGCTGGGCTTTATCTTCCTGTACTTCATGAGCGCGGCCTGCCTGACCTTTGCCATGCTGTTGACCGGCCTTGATCTGCTGTCCAGCCTGACCGCCGTGATCGCCTGCCTGAACAACGCCGGCCCCGGGCTGGGCGTGGTCGGCCCGGCCGCCAACTACGGCGTGCTCAGCGAAACGCAGATCTGGATCTGCACCTTCGCCATGCTGCTGGGCCGGCTGGAGATCGTCTCGGTGCTGGTGCTGTTCACGCCGGCATTCTGGCGCAGCTGA